One genomic segment of Panicum virgatum strain AP13 chromosome 2N, P.virgatum_v5, whole genome shotgun sequence includes these proteins:
- the LOC120660445 gene encoding protein SAWADEE HOMEODOMAIN HOMOLOG 1-like translates to MERRSSVRFSPSEIARMEKLAAERMEQVLDDKFCQKLAEEFNLSAGRAGSKVLQDTQVQGWFLNKFPVSATKPTCVPTVPQEKASGSEVNVSVSEKKSAASEEKLFPLDTSISNNEDELSPVFPLETKDKIPDLEELEFEAKSSKDYAWYDIALFLAHRRNRTGEVEVRVRFEGFGADEDEWVNVKKCIRQRSIPLESSQCRSIVEGDLVLCFREGNEEALHFDAHVLEVQRKQHDIRGCRCIFLVEYDHDRSQEKVSLRRLSRRPKYF, encoded by the exons ATTGCAAGGATGGAGAAATTGGCTGCCGAGAGAATGGAGCAAGTCTTGGATGACAAGTTCTGTCAGAAGCTTGCAGAAGAATTTAA TCTTTCTGCTGGCCGAGCTGGAAGTAAAGTATTGCAGGATACACAG GTTCAAGGATGGTTTCTTAATAAGTTTCCAGTATCAGCCACTAAACCTACTTGTGTACCCACTGTTCCTCAAGAAAAGGCTTCAGGCTCAGAAGTAAATGTATCAGTTTCTGAGAAAAAGTCTGCAGCTTCTGAAGAAAaacttttccctcttgatacaAGTATTTCAAACAACGAGGATGAGCTTTCTCCTGTTTTTCCATTAG AAACTAAAGATAAGATTCCTGATCTTGAAGAGCTGGAGTTTGAGGCTAAGTCTTCAAAGGATTATGCATG GTACGACATTGCCCTTTTCTTAGCACACAGGAGGAACAGAACGGGTGAAGTA GAAGTCCGGGTGAGGTTCGAGGGTTTCGGGGCAGATGAGGATGAGTGGGTGAATGTGAAGAAGTGTATCCGCCAGCGTTCCATTCCTTTGGAGTCCTCGCAGTGCAGATCCATTGTTGAAGGAGACCTTGTCCTCTGCTTCAGG GAGGGAAATGAAGAGGCATTGCATTTCGACGCACATGTTCTggaagttcagcggaagcagcatGATATTAGGGGGTGCAGATGCATATTCCTTGTTGAATACGATCATGATCGAAGCCAG GAGAAGGTGAGCCTGAGAAGACTGTCCCGGCGTCCAAAGTACTTCTGA